One genomic segment of Mesoterricola silvestris includes these proteins:
- the tssH gene encoding type VI secretion system ATPase TssH: protein MISVGLKPLMTRLNPTCTRALQGAAGLCVARGHYEVTVEHLASKLLEERGADWTPALEAFGVEPGEAQRLLEGTLGELRTGNGGKPVFSPVLLDLLQEGWLVSSVDLGEGEIRSGALLLVLLGRPGQFASGPPMDLLGRINRETLAREFRTLTRHSVENGPAPARGGGGEGGFIDRFCQDFTRKAREGGIDPVFGRDGEIRRMVDILARRRKNNPICVGDPGVGKTAVVEGLALRIAEGDVPGLLQGVTLLGLDMGLLEAGAGMKGEFENRLKGVINEIKASPRPIILFIDEAHTLIGAGGAAGGSDAANLLKPALARGELRTVAATTWGEYKKYFEKDPALARRFQLVKLDPPTVEDTVLILRGLRPSYEKAHGVVIRDDAVRAAAVLSDKYVTGRFLPDKAIDLLDTACARVKINLTSKPPALEDLERGLQALDRERGALERDRDHGVAIDAQRLLEVLAEAERRRGEAEALRARWEREREAAHRVVAAREALGAAGPGEREAAAGTLAAAAAELGELQADRALIQIDVNPDGVAQVVSDWTGVPLGKVLRDEAETILHLASRIGERIKGQDQALAALGEGLKAAKAGVKDPRQPLGVFLFVGPSGVGKTETALTLADLLFGSEKQVVAINMSEFQERHTVSRLVGSPPGYVGYGEGGMLTEAVRQKPYSVVLLDECEKAHPDVMNTFYQVFDKGTLADGEGKEIDFRNTIIILTSNLGSEVIQEMTSRGPVPAESVTAAIRPLLSRHFKPALLARMGIVPFFSLDPSALEGIVALKLQRVARTLRDNNRMVLEHTPAVVERITARCTDVESGARNIEHILNAGILPQLSQEILAAMGSGTLPSRALLDVDGDGAFVFRFEP, encoded by the coding sequence ATGATCAGCGTCGGCCTCAAGCCCCTCATGACCCGCCTGAACCCCACCTGCACCCGCGCCCTGCAGGGCGCGGCGGGCCTCTGCGTGGCCCGGGGGCACTACGAGGTGACGGTGGAGCATCTGGCCTCCAAGCTCCTGGAGGAGCGGGGCGCCGATTGGACCCCGGCCCTGGAGGCCTTCGGCGTGGAGCCCGGGGAGGCCCAGCGGCTCCTGGAGGGGACCCTGGGCGAGCTGCGCACGGGCAACGGCGGCAAGCCCGTGTTCAGCCCGGTCCTCCTGGACCTGCTCCAGGAGGGGTGGCTGGTGAGCTCCGTGGACCTGGGCGAGGGGGAGATCCGCTCCGGCGCCCTGCTCCTGGTGCTCCTGGGCAGGCCCGGGCAGTTCGCCTCGGGGCCCCCCATGGACCTGCTGGGCCGCATCAACCGCGAGACCCTGGCCCGGGAGTTCCGGACCCTCACGCGCCATTCCGTGGAGAACGGCCCGGCCCCGGCCCGGGGCGGCGGCGGGGAGGGGGGGTTCATCGACCGCTTCTGCCAGGACTTCACCCGCAAGGCCCGGGAGGGCGGCATCGACCCGGTCTTCGGCCGGGACGGGGAGATCCGCAGGATGGTGGACATCCTGGCCCGCCGCCGGAAGAACAACCCCATCTGCGTGGGCGATCCGGGCGTGGGCAAGACCGCGGTGGTGGAGGGCCTGGCCCTGCGCATTGCCGAGGGCGACGTGCCCGGCCTGCTCCAGGGGGTGACGCTCCTGGGCCTGGACATGGGCCTCCTGGAAGCCGGGGCGGGCATGAAGGGGGAGTTCGAGAACCGGCTCAAGGGCGTCATCAACGAGATCAAGGCCAGCCCCAGGCCCATCATCCTCTTCATCGACGAGGCCCACACCCTCATCGGCGCCGGCGGCGCCGCCGGGGGGAGCGACGCCGCCAACCTGCTCAAGCCGGCCCTGGCCCGGGGCGAGCTGCGCACGGTGGCCGCCACCACCTGGGGCGAGTACAAGAAGTACTTCGAGAAGGACCCCGCCCTGGCCCGGCGCTTCCAGCTGGTCAAGCTGGACCCGCCCACGGTGGAGGACACCGTGCTGATCCTGCGCGGCCTGCGGCCCAGCTACGAGAAGGCCCACGGGGTGGTGATCCGGGACGACGCCGTGCGGGCCGCGGCGGTCCTTTCGGACAAGTACGTCACCGGGCGCTTCCTGCCGGACAAGGCCATCGATCTCCTGGACACCGCCTGCGCCCGGGTGAAGATCAACCTCACGTCCAAGCCCCCCGCCCTGGAGGACCTGGAGCGCGGCCTCCAGGCCCTGGACCGGGAGCGCGGCGCCCTGGAGCGGGACCGGGACCACGGCGTGGCCATCGATGCCCAGCGGCTCCTGGAGGTGCTGGCCGAGGCGGAGCGGCGCCGGGGGGAGGCCGAGGCCCTGCGGGCGCGGTGGGAGCGGGAGCGGGAGGCCGCGCACCGGGTGGTGGCGGCCCGGGAGGCCCTGGGCGCCGCCGGTCCCGGGGAACGGGAGGCGGCGGCCGGGACCCTGGCGGCGGCCGCGGCGGAGCTGGGGGAGCTCCAGGCGGACCGGGCCCTCATCCAGATCGACGTGAACCCCGACGGCGTGGCCCAGGTGGTGTCGGACTGGACCGGCGTGCCCCTGGGCAAGGTCCTGCGGGACGAGGCCGAGACCATCCTCCACCTGGCCTCCCGCATCGGCGAGCGCATCAAGGGCCAAGACCAGGCCCTGGCCGCCCTGGGCGAGGGGCTCAAGGCCGCCAAGGCCGGCGTCAAGGATCCCCGCCAGCCCCTGGGGGTCTTCCTCTTCGTGGGGCCCAGCGGCGTGGGCAAGACCGAGACGGCGCTGACCCTGGCGGACCTGCTCTTCGGCAGCGAGAAGCAGGTGGTGGCCATCAACATGAGCGAATTCCAGGAGCGGCACACCGTGAGCCGCCTGGTGGGCTCGCCCCCGGGCTACGTGGGCTACGGCGAAGGGGGCATGCTCACCGAGGCGGTGCGCCAGAAGCCCTATTCGGTGGTGCTCCTGGACGAATGCGAAAAGGCCCACCCCGACGTGATGAACACGTTCTACCAGGTGTTCGACAAGGGCACCCTGGCCGACGGCGAGGGCAAGGAGATCGATTTCCGCAACACGATCATCATCCTCACCAGCAACCTGGGCTCGGAGGTGATCCAGGAGATGACCTCCCGGGGGCCCGTCCCCGCCGAATCCGTCACCGCCGCCATCCGGCCCCTGCTGAGCCGGCACTTCAAGCCCGCGCTCCTGGCGCGCATGGGCATCGTGCCCTTCTTCAGCCTGGATCCCTCGGCCCTGGAGGGCATCGTGGCCCTCAAGCTCCAGCGCGTGGCCCGCACCCTCCGGGACAACAACCGCATGGTCCTGGAGCACACCCCGGCGGTGGTGGAACGGATCACCGCCCGCTGCACCGACGTGGAATCCGGCGCCCGCAACATCGAGCACATCCTCAACGCCGGCATCCTGCCCCAGTTGAGCCAGGAGATCCTGGCCGCCATGGGCTCCGGGACCCTGCCCTCCCGGGCCCTCCTGGACGTGGACGGGGACGGCGCCTTCGTCTTCCGCTTCGAACCCTGA
- the tssE gene encoding type VI secretion system baseplate subunit TssE, protein MIYQERLLQRIKHQEHAPSERASGNLALETASILEHLRRLLNTRQGSVPIRPDYGIPDFSHLGGDTFTDTALEMQRSIRLVIEAFEPRLARVQVAFDTRGGERSHLRFRITGVLAKDERVPLALDTTLAPGGRFNVSP, encoded by the coding sequence ATGATCTACCAGGAGCGCCTGCTGCAGCGCATCAAGCACCAGGAACACGCGCCCTCGGAGCGCGCCTCGGGCAACCTCGCCCTGGAAACCGCTTCGATCCTGGAGCACCTCCGGCGGCTCCTGAACACGCGCCAGGGCAGCGTGCCCATCCGGCCCGACTACGGCATTCCCGACTTCTCCCACCTGGGCGGCGACACCTTCACGGACACCGCCCTGGAGATGCAGCGCTCCATCCGCCTCGTCATCGAGGCCTTCGAACCCCGGCTGGCCCGGGTGCAGGTGGCCTTCGACACCCGGGGCGGCGAACGCTCCCACCTGCGCTTCCGCATCACCGGGGTGCTGGCCAAGGATGAGCGGGTCCCCCTGGCCCTGGACACCACCCTGGCCCCGGGCGGCCGGTTCAACGTGAGCCCCTGA
- the tssF gene encoding type VI secretion system baseplate subunit TssF — MIDTYYQEELHNLREASAAFARAHPALAPMLGEPSADPDVERLLEGVAFLTGMIRGKLDDDFPEIIHGLMDLVFPHLLLPVPSASILAFRPKPNLRQTLRVEAGTTVASIPVDGTTCRFRTTQPVEVHPLRLTSVETPPRAGRTSRIRLSFQLDGLTLATWRPSELVLHLGESLAEATTLHLLLTRHLEGIQVVPAAGGSVWNLPPSALERVGFDPDEGLLPLPGQTFGGFRLLQDYFVLPQKHLFLALRGWDQWRDRGGGSAFDLVLELGPAPVETPRLRPEHFVLFATPIVNLFKAEAEPVLLDHQQERVRIQAAGYPPDHARVFTVDRVVGYAQGSVNRRAYAPMDTFARGGWDPAVYQVRRGRSQLDGAPETHLSFSYPLDAPGPELETLTVHLTCTNGTLPSRLQVGEICRQTEESSELLDFGNLLAPTLPPEQVLDRNNLWKLLSHLNLNLGSLTRPGNLQGLLTLYAQQGSDRASLPGHLKRIEGLRSLVAEPADLLVRGRMYRGQHLVLEGDPACFASLGDLHLFAAVLERFLAAFSSLNTFTRFTLKEAPLGETTPWPARLGDRPLS; from the coding sequence TTGATCGACACCTACTACCAGGAGGAGCTCCACAACCTGCGGGAGGCCTCGGCGGCCTTCGCCCGGGCCCATCCCGCCCTGGCCCCCATGCTCGGGGAGCCCTCGGCGGATCCCGACGTGGAGCGGCTGCTGGAAGGGGTGGCCTTCCTCACGGGCATGATCCGGGGCAAGCTGGACGACGATTTCCCGGAGATCATCCACGGGCTCATGGACCTGGTCTTTCCGCACCTGCTCCTGCCGGTGCCTTCGGCCAGCATCCTGGCCTTCCGGCCCAAGCCCAACCTGCGCCAGACCCTCCGGGTGGAAGCCGGCACCACGGTGGCCTCCATCCCCGTGGACGGCACCACCTGCCGCTTCCGCACCACCCAGCCGGTGGAGGTGCACCCCCTGCGCCTCACCTCCGTGGAGACCCCGCCCCGGGCGGGCCGCACCTCCCGCATCCGCCTGAGCTTCCAGCTGGACGGCCTCACCCTCGCCACCTGGCGGCCCTCGGAGCTGGTGCTCCACCTGGGGGAGAGCCTGGCCGAGGCCACCACCCTGCACCTGCTCCTGACCCGCCACCTGGAGGGCATCCAGGTGGTGCCGGCGGCGGGGGGGAGCGTCTGGAACCTGCCCCCGTCGGCCCTGGAGCGGGTGGGCTTCGATCCGGACGAGGGCCTGCTGCCGCTGCCGGGGCAGACCTTCGGGGGGTTCCGCCTGCTCCAGGACTACTTCGTGCTGCCCCAGAAGCACCTGTTCCTGGCCCTGCGGGGCTGGGACCAGTGGCGGGACCGGGGCGGCGGCAGCGCCTTCGATCTGGTGCTGGAACTGGGCCCGGCCCCCGTGGAGACGCCCCGCCTCCGGCCGGAGCACTTCGTGCTCTTCGCCACGCCCATCGTCAACCTCTTCAAGGCCGAGGCCGAGCCCGTGCTCCTGGACCACCAGCAGGAGCGGGTGCGCATCCAGGCCGCGGGGTACCCCCCGGACCACGCCCGGGTGTTCACCGTGGACCGGGTCGTGGGCTACGCCCAGGGTTCGGTGAACCGCCGCGCCTACGCCCCCATGGACACCTTCGCCCGGGGCGGCTGGGACCCGGCGGTGTACCAGGTGCGCCGCGGCCGCTCCCAGCTGGACGGCGCCCCGGAGACCCACCTCTCCTTCAGCTACCCCCTGGACGCGCCGGGCCCCGAGCTGGAGACCCTCACCGTGCACCTCACCTGCACCAACGGGACCCTGCCCTCCCGGCTCCAGGTGGGGGAGATCTGCCGCCAGACGGAGGAATCGTCCGAGCTCCTGGACTTCGGCAACCTCCTGGCGCCCACCCTGCCCCCCGAGCAGGTGCTGGACCGCAACAACCTCTGGAAGCTCCTGAGCCACCTGAACCTCAACCTGGGCTCCCTCACCCGCCCGGGCAACCTCCAGGGGCTGCTCACCCTCTACGCCCAGCAGGGCTCGGACCGGGCCTCCCTGCCGGGCCACCTCAAGCGCATCGAGGGGCTCCGGTCCCTGGTCGCCGAGCCCGCCGACCTGCTGGTGCGGGGGCGCATGTACCGGGGCCAGCACCTGGTCCTGGAGGGCGATCCGGCCTGCTTCGCCAGCCTGGGCGACCTGCACCTCTTCGCCGCCGTGCTGGAGCGCTTCCTGGCCGCCTTCAGCAGCCTCAACACCTTCACCCGCTTCACCCTCAAGGAAGCCCCCCTCGGAGAGACCACCCCATGGCCGGCGAGGCTCGGAGACCGTCCCCTTTCCTGA
- a CDS encoding Hcp family type VI secretion system effector: protein MPMPIHLKLKGTKQGAIQGSCTMKGREGTILVQGLEHSIDIPKSPQTGLPTGKRVHGALTITKETDKSSPKLLQALCSGEQLTEVELEFFRIKPSGEEEKYYTIKLTNAIIVGVRTWFPNCLQTETKAFGHLEDISFTYSGIRWTWVPDGIEAEDSWDAPKA from the coding sequence ATGCCCATGCCAATCCACCTCAAGCTCAAGGGCACCAAGCAGGGTGCCATCCAGGGCTCCTGCACCATGAAGGGGCGGGAGGGGACGATCCTCGTCCAGGGCCTGGAACACAGCATCGATATCCCCAAGAGCCCCCAGACCGGCCTGCCCACGGGCAAGCGGGTCCACGGCGCCCTCACCATCACCAAGGAGACGGACAAGAGCTCCCCCAAGCTCCTCCAGGCCCTGTGCTCGGGCGAGCAGCTCACGGAGGTGGAGCTGGAGTTCTTCCGCATCAAGCCCTCGGGCGAGGAGGAGAAGTACTACACCATCAAGCTCACCAACGCCATCATCGTGGGGGTGCGCACCTGGTTCCCCAACTGCCTGCAGACGGAGACCAAGGCCTTCGGGCACCTGGAGGACATCTCCTTCACGTATTCCGGCATCCGCTGGACCTGGGTCCCCGACGGCATCGAGGCCGAGGACAGCTGGGACGCCCCCAAGGCCTGA
- the tssG gene encoding type VI secretion system baseplate subunit TssG gives MAGEARRPSPFLKSGLLEKGPRFAFGQALRLLRRVVAHEAGTRDPRAFWRRVKVRPELSLSFTASDILAITEEEGSRYRMTVAILGLYGASSPLPTFYTEDLMDEEGAHRTVTRDFLDVLNGAIYPLFFASWAKHRLFYSLVEGEDAGALERLFCLLGMARPAATCVHVDPNALLKYAGLFGLASRPAAGLRALLADYFHQPGLAIVPCVERTVAIPAEQRCRLGQANRTLGVDACLGVQAQDCMGAFRVELGPLEAEDLHRFLPGRKACRAMGELIRLYCRDGLAWDLRIRIKGGAGLGGRLGSLDWSCLGRDLWVASPGQGAALTEITFPEPDTWKHPRERVAPLLASGAHP, from the coding sequence ATGGCCGGCGAGGCTCGGAGACCGTCCCCTTTCCTGAAATCCGGCCTGCTGGAAAAAGGGCCCCGCTTCGCCTTCGGCCAGGCCCTGCGGCTGCTCCGCCGCGTCGTCGCCCACGAGGCGGGGACGCGCGACCCCCGCGCCTTCTGGCGCCGGGTGAAGGTGCGCCCCGAGCTGTCCCTGAGCTTCACCGCCTCGGACATCCTGGCCATCACCGAGGAGGAGGGGTCCCGGTACCGCATGACCGTGGCCATCCTGGGCCTCTACGGCGCCTCCTCCCCCCTGCCCACCTTCTACACCGAAGACCTCATGGACGAGGAGGGCGCCCACCGCACCGTCACCCGGGATTTCCTGGACGTGCTCAACGGCGCCATCTATCCCCTCTTCTTCGCCAGCTGGGCCAAGCACCGGCTCTTCTACTCCCTGGTGGAGGGGGAGGACGCCGGGGCCCTGGAGCGGCTCTTCTGCCTGCTGGGCATGGCCCGGCCCGCCGCCACCTGCGTGCACGTGGATCCCAACGCCCTGCTCAAGTACGCCGGGCTCTTCGGCCTGGCCTCCCGCCCCGCGGCCGGGCTCCGGGCCCTCCTGGCGGACTATTTCCACCAGCCCGGGCTGGCCATCGTGCCCTGCGTGGAGCGCACCGTGGCCATTCCCGCCGAGCAGCGGTGCCGCCTGGGCCAGGCCAACCGCACCCTGGGCGTGGACGCCTGCCTGGGGGTCCAGGCCCAGGACTGCATGGGCGCCTTTCGGGTGGAGCTGGGCCCCCTGGAGGCCGAGGATCTGCACCGCTTCCTGCCCGGACGCAAGGCCTGCCGGGCCATGGGCGAACTCATCCGCCTCTACTGCCGGGACGGCCTGGCCTGGGACCTGCGCATCCGGATCAAGGGCGGCGCGGGCCTCGGGGGCCGCCTGGGCTCCCTGGACTGGTCCTGCCTGGGCCGGGACCTGTGGGTGGCCAGCCCCGGCCAGGGCGCCGCCCTCACCGAGATCACCTTCCCGGAACCCGACACCTGGAAACACCCCCGGGAGCGGGTCGCCCCCCTCCTGGCCAGCGGAGCCCACCCATGA